Within Candidatus Neomarinimicrobiota bacterium, the genomic segment TCTCAGTGTGGGGCAGCGTCAGAATAATTGATCGCGTTAACAACCGCGACCTACATCAAGAATAAGAAATGAGATTGAGCAAACATAAGTATTTAACGAATTATCAGCAAAAGGAGGAGTACCGTGCCTAAAGTAAAAAATTGGCAGCTGAATCGAGAAATGGATTATCCGTACGAGGGAGCGTATCCTGATCGCCAGTTCGCGTTCGTGTTCAACATAAACCGCTGCATCGCATGTCAAACGTGCACTATGGCTTGCAAGTCCACATGGACATTCAGTAAAGGACAGGAACAGATGTGGTGGGCGAATGTGGAAACCAAGCCGTATGGCGGATATCCTCAATTCTGGGATGCGAAGATCCTCAAACTTCTTGAGGAAGCCAATCCGGGCAAACAGAACTGGAAGAAGAGAAACGGCAAATACACATTTGAAGGAAAAACGATCTTTGAAGCTATCAAAAGAAGATTGCTGCCGAACAGCTCACGAGTTTTAGGCTATCTTCCGGAAGATCACGAGTGGAATTCTCCAAATATTTATGAGGATAACCCAAAGGGAAAACTTGGAAAGGTCAACGAAATAGATAAAGAAGGCGTGGAATTGCCAACGCACAAAACCTGGTTTTTCTATTTAGCGAGAATATGCAATCACTGTAGTTATCCTGCCTGCCTCGCTGCTTGTCCTCGTGAAGCGATCTATAAAAGACCCGAAGACGGCATAGTTTTAATTGATCAGGAGAAATGCCGCGGTTATAGAAAATGTGTGGAAGCATGTCCATATAAAAAAGCAATGTACAGAGGCAATACGCGAATCACCGAAAAATGTGTTGGCTGTTATCCGAGAGTTGAGGGAACCGATCCGGAGTCCGATGGAACTCCGATGGAAACGCGCTGCATGGCGGCTTGTATAGGTCAGATGAGGATGCAGGGGTTGGTCAAGATGAACAACGACGGAACATGGACGAAAGATAGATCCAATCCGTTGTATTATATGGTTCATGTAGAGAAAGTGGCGCTTCCGCTTTATTCGCAGTTCGGAACATCCCCAAATGGATATTACATTCCGCCCAGATGGGTGCCGAGGAAATATCTGAAGCAAATGTTCGGTCCCGGAGTTGACCAAGCTATAGAAAATTATATGAATCCCAGCAGAGAACTATTAGCGGTGTTACAACTCTTCAGACGTTCAAATCGGATAATTTTCAGTTACGAGTTTGAGAAAGGTCCTAAGATCTATGAAGGCAATATCAGGGATAAACCTGTCAATATTTATAACGATACGGTCATAGCGTACGGTAAGGACGGTACAGAACTTTTCCGTACAACCATTGAAGAGCCGATACATGAGAGATCAAAAAAGTATGCAAACTCAATTTAAACAGGATAACGTTATGACGGATGAAAAAAATAACAACGACGCAGCAATCGCACTTTGCAGAAGCGGAATATACGAGGCATTAACTCTTGGATTTCGACCTCCTGTTAAAGAAACTTTCAGAAGGCTTATATCTAAGGAACGGAACTCAATGCTCGCCAAACTGGTATCAATAATTGATGAGGATCTTGTGGATGATGTCTCGAAATTAGCAGTGGAAATGAATGCTAAGATGGAAGATAAATTAAAAAGAAAGTATGACAATCTATTCGGTCACAGCGCGCGTTCAAGCGTACCGCCGTATGAGACGGAGTTTGGGGATAAGAATCTCTTCCAACAACCGCATCAGCTGGCGGATATCTCGGGATTCTTAATTGCTTTTGGTCTGGAATTAAATGTTGCCAAACATGAGAGAATCGATCATGTTGCCTGCGAGTTAGAATTCATGTGCTTTCTCACAAGAAAAGAAGCGTATGCGATACAAAATAAAAAATCGGCAATGTTG encodes:
- a CDS encoding 4Fe-4S dicluster domain-containing protein, which translates into the protein MPKVKNWQLNREMDYPYEGAYPDRQFAFVFNINRCIACQTCTMACKSTWTFSKGQEQMWWANVETKPYGGYPQFWDAKILKLLEEANPGKQNWKKRNGKYTFEGKTIFEAIKRRLLPNSSRVLGYLPEDHEWNSPNIYEDNPKGKLGKVNEIDKEGVELPTHKTWFFYLARICNHCSYPACLAACPREAIYKRPEDGIVLIDQEKCRGYRKCVEACPYKKAMYRGNTRITEKCVGCYPRVEGTDPESDGTPMETRCMAACIGQMRMQGLVKMNNDGTWTKDRSNPLYYMVHVEKVALPLYSQFGTSPNGYYIPPRWVPRKYLKQMFGPGVDQAIENYMNPSRELLAVLQLFRRSNRIIFSYEFEKGPKIYEGNIRDKPVNIYNDTVIAYGKDGTELFRTTIEEPIHERSKKYANSI
- a CDS encoding molecular chaperone TorD family protein, giving the protein MTDEKNNNDAAIALCRSGIYEALTLGFRPPVKETFRRLISKERNSMLAKLVSIIDEDLVDDVSKLAVEMNAKMEDKLKRKYDNLFGHSARSSVPPYETEFGDKNLFQQPHQLADISGFLIAFGLELNVAKHERIDHVACELEFMCFLTRKEAYAIQNKKSAMLKETLKAERSFLKDHLARFTPTFSHLCIKEDQGGFYGNLGKLLRNFVQIECARFDLKSGS